The DNA region GCTCTCGGTCTTCTTGGGCAGCAGCACCGCCTGGATGTTGGGCAGGACACCACCCTGAGCGATGGTGACTTTACCCAGCAGCTTGTTGAGCTCCTCGTCGTTGCGGATGGCCAGCTGCAGGTGACGTGGGATGATGCGTGTCTTCTTGTTGTCCCGGGCTGCGTTGCCTGCCAGCTCCAGGATCTCGGCTGTCAGGTATTCCAGCACCGCCGCCAGGTACACCGGGGCCCCGGCCCCGACCCGCTCGGCGTAGTTTCCTTTGCGGAGCAGCCGGTGCACTCGGCCTACCGGGAACTGGAGCCCGGCCCGCGAGGAGCGGGTTTTGGCCTTGGCGCGAGCTTTGCCGCCCTGTTTACCACGTCCAGACATACTACAACTCTTCAAGACTACACCCGAAGagactaaaggaaaagaaaactgcacGTTTTATAGCTGCAGTTGGGCGCGAAAAAGAAGCTATTCCATTGGGTAAAGTTGCAGTTAAAGTTGCAGAGTAAAGTGTAGGTCCTTAAAATGAGCGTTTTCATTGGACAAAATTGAATGTGATGTCACTACGAGTATTCACCAATCAGACACAGAACGGTACTAAATCTAATTTGCATATTGCATGATAAAATAGACGCGCTGAGAGATCCTTCACTTTTTTTCTGCGGTCTTGTAATTATCGTCAGTCATGCCTGAGCCAGCCAAGTCCGCTCCGGCCCCGAAGAAGGGCTCCAAGAAGGCGGTGACCAAGGCGCAGAAGAAGGACGGCAAGAAGCGCAAGCGCAGCCGCAAGGAGAGCTACTCCGTGTACGTGTACAAGGTGCTGAAGCAGGTCCACCCGGACACCGGCATCTCGTCCAAGGCCATGGGCATCATGAATTCGTTCGTGAACGATATTTTCGAGCGCATCGCGGGCGAGGCGTCGCGCCTGGCGCATTACAACAAGCGCTCGACCATCACATCCAGGGAGATCCAGACGGCTGTGCGCCTGCTGCTTCCCGGAGAACTGGCCAAGCACGCCGTGTCTGAGGGCACCAAGGCCGTCACCAAGTATACCAGCTCCAAGTGAGCCACTGACTTCTTGATCAGACCCCAAAcacttccaaaggctcttttcagaGCCATTCACGGTTTCCAAAGAGAACTGGCACTTAGTTTACCTAACTTTAGAAGTAGGTAAAAGCCGTATTGGGCTTCTCCGGTGGTTCAGCGGcgaagaatctacctgtaatgcaggagccgcagggagatgcaggttcgatcccttagtTGGAaggatccgctggaaaagggcatggcaccccactccagtattgttgcctggagaatcctatggatagagcagtccatggggtcacaaagagttggacacgacttactgaTTGAGCACGCATAGAAGCAGGTTGTCCTACCTACTTTTTCACGTAGTTTGGTGCTGCATCATGttcttaaatttaaatgtttcacCCCTTTTGGTAACGGCACCACTCTTCACTTTTTTACATGGTCAGATTCTATGAGGGAAAAATCAAGAACATGTCAGTTTCTTCTCTGAGTCAGCCCAACAGTTCATTTCACTCATTTCTTCTTTACCTTGTAATAAGGGAGAAATTCTAAATGAAAAGGCAGTCTTTGAAACCTGGAGAGTAGCAGGATggcatattttctcccagttcagttagttcagtgtcttgtccgactctgcgaccccatgaacagcagcactccaggcctccctgtccgtcatcaattgctggagtctacccaaacccatgtccattgagctgatgatgccatccaaccatctcatcctctgtcgtccccttctcttcctgccttcaatctttcccaccatcagagtcttttcaaatgaatcagctctttgcatcaggtggccaaagtattggagtttcagctttagcatcattccatccaaagaacaccctgaactgatctcctttagaatggactggttggatctccttgcagtccaaggaactctcaagagtcttcaaaagcattagttctttggcactcagctttctttataggccaagtctcacatccatacatgactactggaaaaaccatagccttgactagaccaacccttgtggacaaagtaatgtctctgctttttaatatgttgtctaagttggtcataactttccttccaaggagtgttttttaatttcatgaccgcaatcaccatctgcagtgattttggagccccccaaaataaagtcagccactgtttccactgtttctcccagCAGGAGGTTCAATCTCCCAGCGGTGGTCCTTTAGTCGTTAAGTTGTTTCCCACTGTTTTGTGACTaaatggactgtaggccgccaggattatctgtccataggattttccaggcaagagcccgagtgggttgccatttccttcttag from Ovis canadensis isolate MfBH-ARS-UI-01 breed Bighorn chromosome 20, ARS-UI_OviCan_v2, whole genome shotgun sequence includes:
- the LOC138425637 gene encoding histone H2A type 1, producing the protein MSGRGKQGGKARAKAKTRSSRAGLQFPVGRVHRLLRKGNYAERVGAGAPVYLAAVLEYLTAEILELAGNAARDNKKTRIIPRHLQLAIRNDEELNKLLGKVTIAQGGVLPNIQAVLLPKKTESHHKAKGK
- the LOC138425647 gene encoding histone H2B type 1-C/E/F/G/I, giving the protein MPEPAKSAPAPKKGSKKAVTKAQKKDGKKRKRSRKESYSVYVYKVLKQVHPDTGISSKAMGIMNSFVNDIFERIAGEASRLAHYNKRSTITSREIQTAVRLLLPGELAKHAVSEGTKAVTKYTSSK